From Agrobacterium tumefaciens, a single genomic window includes:
- a CDS encoding MFS transporter: MPHRKTYVAFAFAFFLSMYFRTFFAVVGPELSRDLALTPVQFGLLSSAFFASFAISQVPVGLLFDRFGCRLPAAVLVLLGSVGAALMAGATSFFPAVLGHGLLGIGCAPALMSVYFYFGQTQTWQKAARTATGIAALGSIGALVSTTPLEMVVSSFGWRNAVAVSACFLAVAAGLVWMWVPALTRSQDIGRDASDSIKTNPMFLALLAPIFLSASLGTVFRSAWASPYLLDVVELSSQGAANIFALISVAGTVTGFLLPFAMRRWKPGSIVAVFYTCAITLTAALAIGPAQSPISAAAALSMLYAIGNCHTIAMAEAQSHIEARRRGVILGLLNGLGFVGVALFSPLFGVIARVFDQEPAFSIMFGVTACALVVSLIAYLFRGRAVRS; encoded by the coding sequence ATGCCTCACCGGAAAACCTACGTGGCGTTCGCCTTTGCTTTTTTCCTGAGCATGTATTTCAGAACGTTCTTCGCGGTCGTGGGCCCTGAACTCTCGCGTGACCTCGCGCTCACCCCGGTTCAGTTCGGGCTGCTTTCCTCGGCATTTTTTGCAAGCTTCGCGATCTCGCAGGTCCCTGTCGGGTTGCTTTTCGATCGTTTCGGCTGTCGGCTGCCTGCAGCGGTGCTTGTTCTCTTGGGTTCAGTTGGCGCGGCACTGATGGCCGGCGCAACCTCATTTTTCCCGGCAGTGTTGGGCCATGGGCTTTTGGGTATCGGATGTGCGCCGGCCCTGATGTCGGTCTATTTTTATTTCGGTCAAACGCAGACCTGGCAAAAAGCCGCACGAACTGCGACGGGCATCGCCGCACTAGGGTCAATTGGCGCACTCGTCTCGACAACACCCCTCGAGATGGTTGTTTCCTCCTTTGGGTGGCGCAATGCTGTCGCGGTGTCGGCATGTTTCCTGGCAGTTGCAGCCGGGTTGGTCTGGATGTGGGTTCCCGCATTGACAAGAAGCCAGGACATCGGGCGCGATGCCTCGGATTCCATCAAAACAAACCCGATGTTCCTTGCTCTTCTGGCGCCGATTTTCCTCAGCGCGTCACTCGGGACCGTCTTCAGGAGCGCGTGGGCGTCACCCTACCTGCTCGACGTCGTGGAGCTTTCCTCTCAGGGCGCTGCAAATATCTTCGCCTTGATCAGCGTAGCAGGAACAGTCACGGGTTTTTTGCTGCCTTTCGCAATGCGACGCTGGAAGCCCGGATCTATTGTAGCGGTCTTCTATACCTGCGCGATCACACTCACGGCTGCTCTTGCAATCGGTCCGGCGCAAAGCCCGATCTCGGCGGCCGCGGCGCTCTCGATGCTTTATGCAATCGGCAATTGCCACACCATCGCTATGGCAGAAGCGCAGTCTCACATTGAAGCAAGAAGGCGAGGGGTTATTCTCGGATTGCTGAATGGTCTCGGCTTTGTCGGCGTTGCTCTGTTTTCGCCGCTCTTCGGCGTGATTGCGCGGGTCTTCGATCAGGAACCTGCATTCAGCATCATGTTTGGTGTCACCGCCTGCGCGCTGGTCGTGTCTCTCATCGCTTATTTGTTTCGTGGACGCGCAGTCCGGTCATAA
- a CDS encoding NADPH-dependent oxidoreductase: protein MSVFDPARTIDLQQQQKQRVTNRYGTEADFSPPFWNDTIDVLLNHRTTRAYLPRPLPQGSLELLVAAAQSAPTSSNLQAWSVVAVEDNDRKARLADFTGGNAHIKQAPLFLVWLVDLKRLRNVATSQGNDGEGLDYLESFLIGVIDAALAAQNAVSVIDSLGLGSCYVGGIRNKPEDVSRELTLPADVVAVFGLSVGYPDPAVKTDVKPRLPQSSVLFRETYSGTEQHDLDSYDEVMKVFQERQGLPEYGWTAPIAKRIENAEALKGRADLKQTLHRLGFSIK, encoded by the coding sequence ATGAGCGTTTTCGACCCAGCAAGAACAATCGATTTACAACAACAACAAAAACAACGGGTCACGAACCGTTATGGGACGGAGGCTGATTTCTCTCCCCCCTTCTGGAACGACACGATTGACGTGCTGCTGAACCACCGCACGACGCGCGCATATCTTCCTAGACCTTTACCACAGGGGAGCCTTGAACTTCTCGTCGCGGCTGCCCAGTCTGCTCCCACGTCATCCAATCTTCAGGCCTGGAGCGTCGTTGCAGTCGAAGACAACGATCGCAAAGCGCGGCTGGCAGATTTCACGGGTGGGAATGCCCACATCAAGCAAGCGCCTCTGTTTCTCGTCTGGTTGGTTGATCTGAAGCGGCTGCGCAATGTCGCAACCAGCCAGGGCAACGACGGTGAGGGACTGGATTATCTGGAGAGCTTCCTGATCGGTGTCATCGACGCCGCCCTTGCAGCGCAAAATGCGGTATCGGTAATTGACTCCCTCGGCCTGGGCTCCTGTTATGTGGGCGGTATTCGCAACAAACCCGAAGATGTCTCACGCGAGCTAACCCTTCCCGCCGACGTGGTGGCCGTATTTGGTCTTTCGGTCGGCTATCCCGATCCGGCAGTAAAGACCGACGTCAAACCGCGCCTCCCGCAATCTTCGGTACTGTTTCGTGAAACATATTCAGGCACGGAACAGCATGACCTGGATAGCTACGACGAAGTCATGAAGGTTTTTCAGGAGAGGCAGGGACTTCCCGAATATGGCTGGACAGCCCCTATTGCGAAACGCATCGAAAACGCTGAAGCTTTGAAAGGCAGAGCAGACCTCAAACAAACATTGCACCGTCTCGGCTTCAGCATCAAATAG
- the serA gene encoding phosphoglycerate dehydrogenase — protein sequence MTTQLSLPRDRISVLLLEGISQTAVDYFSASGYTNLIHLPKALDDNELKRHIADAHIIGIRSRTQLTEEIFDAAKKLIAVGCFSVGTNQVDLDAARRRGIPVFNAPYSNTRSVAELVIGEIIMLTRQIFPRSASAHQGGWEKSAVGSREVRGKTLGIVGYGNIGSQLSALAESMGMVVRYFDLSDRLRRGNSESMDSLGELLEISDYVSMHVPETPSTNNMITETELRRMKKGAIFINNSRGTVVDLDALAKVLQDGHLAGAAVDVFPKEPASNKDRFETPLQGLNNVILTPHIGGSTEEAQERIGGEVSRKLIEYSDIGSTMGAVNFPQVQLPERPNGTRFMHVHQNRPGILIQLNEIFYSRGLNIVGEFLQTHGDTGYVVIEAEGTSDHANDVLQALREIPGTIRARLLY from the coding sequence ATGACAACCCAACTCTCCCTCCCGCGTGACCGAATTTCCGTGCTTCTGCTCGAAGGCATTAGCCAGACTGCCGTGGATTACTTTTCAGCGTCCGGCTACACCAATCTCATACATCTGCCGAAGGCCCTTGATGACAACGAGTTAAAGCGCCACATCGCCGACGCTCACATCATCGGCATTCGTTCGCGCACTCAACTGACAGAAGAAATCTTCGACGCAGCCAAAAAGCTCATCGCCGTTGGTTGTTTCTCTGTCGGAACGAACCAGGTTGACCTCGACGCCGCCCGGAGACGCGGTATCCCCGTATTCAACGCGCCCTATTCCAACACGCGCTCGGTCGCAGAACTTGTGATCGGCGAAATCATCATGCTGACACGGCAGATATTCCCGCGTTCGGCGTCCGCCCACCAGGGTGGTTGGGAAAAGTCGGCTGTCGGCAGCCGCGAAGTACGCGGCAAGACGCTCGGGATTGTCGGCTATGGCAATATCGGCTCGCAGTTGAGCGCGCTGGCCGAAAGCATGGGTATGGTCGTACGCTACTTCGATCTTTCCGACAGACTGCGCCGTGGCAATTCTGAATCGATGGATTCGCTCGGTGAGCTTCTCGAAATTTCTGATTATGTGTCGATGCACGTCCCTGAAACGCCATCGACCAACAACATGATCACCGAAACCGAACTGCGCCGCATGAAGAAAGGTGCCATCTTCATCAACAACTCACGCGGCACTGTAGTTGATCTCGACGCGCTCGCGAAAGTCCTCCAGGATGGTCATCTCGCCGGTGCTGCCGTTGACGTGTTCCCGAAAGAGCCCGCATCGAACAAGGATCGTTTCGAAACACCCTTGCAGGGTTTGAACAACGTTATCCTGACACCGCATATCGGTGGCTCAACAGAAGAGGCGCAGGAGCGCATTGGCGGAGAAGTTTCCAGAAAACTCATTGAGTATTCCGACATTGGCTCGACAATGGGCGCCGTCAACTTTCCGCAGGTTCAGTTGCCCGAGCGACCGAATGGTACGCGCTTCATGCATGTGCATCAGAACCGTCCTGGCATTCTCATCCAACTGAATGAGATCTTTTACTCGCGTGGATTGAATATCGTCGGCGAATTCCTGCAGACCCATGGCGACACGGGTTACGTCGTCATTGAAGCTGAAGGCACATCCGACCACGCGAACGACGTTCTCCAGGCATTACGGGAAATTCCCGGAACCATCCGCGCGCGATTGCTCTATTGA
- a CDS encoding BA14K family protein, translating to MTFSSLTAASATPMPAFSAPKVSNVEEVQYRHHRRHYREWRHHRADRYHHRHYHRHHRRSNAGAIIGGLAVGAIIGGALAAPRHSYRGGHAQWCANRYRTYRAYDNTYVPRVGVRAYCRSPYN from the coding sequence ATGACATTTTCATCGTTAACCGCCGCGTCAGCCACGCCAATGCCCGCATTTTCCGCGCCTAAAGTCTCAAATGTGGAGGAAGTGCAGTATCGTCATCATCGTCGTCACTATCGGGAATGGCGTCACCACCGCGCTGACAGGTATCATCATAGGCACTATCACCGTCATCATCGCCGTTCGAACGCTGGTGCAATCATAGGCGGGCTTGCTGTGGGAGCTATCATTGGCGGGGCATTAGCAGCTCCGAGGCATTCTTATAGAGGAGGCCATGCCCAGTGGTGCGCAAATCGCTACCGGACATATCGTGCCTATGACAACACCTATGTCCCGCGGGTGGGTGTGCGTGCCTACTGCAGGTCTCCATACAACTGA
- a CDS encoding FCD domain-containing protein: MLPSLLDQEERARLAVEEHHAIVEALLRRDRDAAEDAARAHVRASQKHRMLMRLRSPEPTRAPDAQIDC; the protein is encoded by the coding sequence GTGTTGCCGAGCTTGCTGGATCAGGAAGAGCGCGCCCGGCTTGCGGTGGAGGAGCATCACGCGATCGTTGAAGCTTTGTTGCGAAGGGACCGAGACGCGGCCGAGGATGCGGCTCGCGCTCATGTTCGGGCCTCGCAGAAACACAGGATGCTGATGCGTCTACGATCGCCCGAGCCCACGCGAGCCCCTGATGCCCAAATTGATTGCTAA
- a CDS encoding SDR family oxidoreductase yields MSKNRTYAIIGGTSGIGFALARKLIERGDRVLIGGRSQHRLADALLALGDGASGQTVEITEKESLNRFFAGASLLAGLFTPAATYKTGSFSEGNLETSEQLFKAKFWGQYWAVHAALPRLAENASVLLMSGAASARPIGAPAYAACNSALEGLARGLAVELNPIRVNCLSPGTTDSELWRNRPDHVREPAYAIWSTLNLVQRPATVEEQAHAALFLLDNTNMTGSTLFSDGGYSLR; encoded by the coding sequence ATGAGCAAAAACAGAACCTACGCAATCATTGGGGGAACGTCCGGAATTGGATTCGCCCTCGCCCGGAAACTGATAGAACGTGGAGATCGTGTCCTAATTGGAGGTCGCTCCCAACATCGCTTGGCCGATGCACTGTTGGCGCTAGGAGATGGGGCATCAGGCCAAACGGTGGAGATTACCGAGAAAGAAAGCCTCAACCGATTTTTTGCCGGAGCGTCCCTGCTTGCTGGCCTTTTCACCCCCGCCGCCACTTATAAGACGGGCTCTTTTTCCGAGGGCAACCTCGAAACCAGTGAGCAACTTTTCAAGGCGAAGTTCTGGGGCCAATATTGGGCAGTCCATGCCGCGTTGCCGCGCCTCGCCGAGAATGCATCTGTCCTTCTCATGTCTGGTGCCGCCTCGGCACGGCCTATAGGCGCTCCGGCTTATGCCGCTTGCAACTCCGCGCTGGAGGGGCTTGCTCGTGGACTGGCAGTTGAACTCAATCCAATCCGGGTCAATTGCCTCTCTCCTGGAACAACAGACAGCGAGCTATGGCGAAACCGTCCGGACCATGTACGGGAGCCGGCATACGCGATCTGGAGCACGCTCAATCTCGTGCAACGTCCCGCCACCGTAGAGGAGCAGGCACATGCCGCGCTCTTCCTGCTGGACAACACCAACATGACCGGCAGCACGCTATTCAGCGACGGCGGTTATTCCCTTCGATAA